From a region of the Calliphora vicina chromosome 4, idCalVici1.1, whole genome shotgun sequence genome:
- the MFS10 gene encoding sialin: MSSKQNRETAAAEPTVTDIWEPDVEDSKDFTNSYAEQRNEFHDDERIQFQREIMAAGNDARFRADDDEEEEEDCLYEEAGLLDTRTLLANNQDGDDDDCINTRTIFGLMGFLGFAVVYAMRVNLSVAIVAMVNQTAIPHDNDNNNSSDIVDDTCPIDDVTKNKTSLIHQGDFVWDEATQGLVLGSFFYGYVLTQVPGGRMAELMGGKLIYGYGVLITALFTLLTPIAAYWDLPFLILVRVLEGMGEGVTYPAMHAMLAHWIPPLERNKFAAVVYAGSNIGTVISMPLTGWLCSLDFMGGWPLAFYLFGIVGIIWFIFWMFLVYDKPSLHPRITTKERLYIERSIRVAQQSSGNRLAAEFHSVNDHDDDYRIESSAAEHNRIPWCSIMTSIPLWAILITQCGQSWAFYTQLTELPTYMSNILHFDIQSNAVLNGIPYLTSWLVGIGCSALADWLLEKRYITTLNSYKLWNSIASIIPSLALIGVGYVGCSWQWVTFMLAGVGSFAGAVYAGNQMNHISLSPQYAGTMYGITNSAANICGFLAPYVIGTIINHNETLVQWRKVFWLAGGLNIGGNLIYLLFSSAEEQTWSRPRPLRVGAYAGAEEGHLTT; the protein is encoded by the exons ATGTCATCAAAACAAAATAGAgaaacagcagcagcagaacCAACAGTAACAGACATATGGGAACCAGATGTTGAGGACTCTAAAGATTTCACCAATAGCTATGCAGAACAACGCAATGAGTTCCATGATGATGAACGTATACAATTTCAGCGAGAAATAATGGCTGCTGGCAATGACGCTCGTTTTAGGGCTGACGACGATGAAGAGGAGGAAGAGGATTGTTTATATGAGGAAGCTGGCTTATTGGATACACGCACTTTATTGGCCAATAATCAGG atggtgatgatgatgactgCATTAATACCCGCACAATATTCGGTCTAATGGGATTCCTAGGATTTGCCGTGGTCTATGCCATGCGTGTAAATCTTTCTGTGGCCATAGTGGCCATGGTCAATCAAACAGCCATACCTCATGACAATGACAACAACAACTCCTCGGATATAGTGGACGACACGTGTCCCATAGATGAtgtaactaaaaataaaacttcccTAATACATCAAGGTGATTTTGTATGGGACGAAGCAACTCAGGGCCTGGTGTTGGGCTCCTTCTTTTATGGCTATGTTTTAACACAAGTCCCTGGTGGACGTATGGCCGAATTAATGGGTGGCAAACTTATCTACGGTTATGGTGTACTTATAACGGCTCTCTTTACTCTGCTTACGCCCATAGCTGCCTACTGGGATTTgccgtttttaattttagtgcGTGTTTTAGAGGGCATGGGAGAAGGTGTTACATATCCGGCCATGCATGCCATGTTGGCCCATTGGATACCACCCTTGGAACGTAATAAGTTTGCGGCTGTTGTTTATGCGGGCTCCAATATAGGCACCGTTATCTCTATGCCGCTTACCGGATGGCTGTGTTCGTTGGATTTCATGGGAGGCTGGCCATTGGCTTTTTATCTGTTTGGCATAGTAGGCATAATATGGTTTATCTTCTGGATGTTTTTGGTGTACGATAAACCCTCTCTACATCCACGCATAACCACTAAGGAAAGGCTGTACATAGAAAGAAGCATACGGGTGGCCCAACAATCCAGCGGTAATCGTTTGGCGGCTGAATTCCACAGTGTCAATGATCACGATGATGACTATAGAATAGAGAGCTCTGCGGCAGAACATAATCGTATACCCTGGTGCTCCATAATGACCTCCATACCTCTGTGGGCCATCTTAATAACCCAGTGTGGACAAAGTTGGGCTTTTTACACCCAGCTTACCGAATTGCCCACTTACATGAGCAATATTTTACACTTTGACATACAATCCAATGCCGTGCTTAATGGTATTCCCTATTTGACTTCCTGGCTGGTGGGTATTGGTTGTTCGGCCCTGGCCGATTGGCTGCTGGAGAAACGCTACATCACCACTTTAAACTCCTATAAACTATGGAATTCTATAGCTTCCATTATACCGTCGTTGGCCTTAATAGGTGTAGGCTATGTGGGCTGCAGCTGGCAGTGGGTGACGTTTATGCTGGCCGGTGTGGGTTCATTTGCTGGTGCCGTTTATGCGGGCAATCAAATGAATCATATTTCCCTGAGTCCCCAATATGCGGGCACCATGTATGGCATAACGAATTCGGCAGCCAATATTTGTGGATTTTTGGCTCCCTATGTCATTGGCACCATCATCAATCACAATGAAACTTTGGTGCAGTGGCGTAAAGTATTTTGGCTGGCTGGTGGTTTAAATATTGGTGGAAATCTCATTTATTTGCTGTTTAGCAGTGCTGAAGAGCAAACATGGTCTCGTCCTCGGCCGTTAAGAGTTGGTGCTTATGCTGGTGCCGAGGAAGGACATTTAACAACGTGA